A section of the Parasteatoda tepidariorum isolate YZ-2023 chromosome 6, CAS_Ptep_4.0, whole genome shotgun sequence genome encodes:
- the LOC122269327 gene encoding zinc finger protein 271-like has protein sequence MFIFLDFFSSIAQKDECGLHHCPLCPYASPISTNVRVHLRIHTGLKSHTCKICGKSFSQKAHLITHMRLHSGERPFKCDLCTKSFTQKVHLQRHYFRCSRNHHDVHLQWIPSHVDIFGNEQADRLAKEGCSHLTSSSSALTFSEYQSKIKSHLSKKWRIPPSHHWYAAKEPGSSLVHVGDRASQTAISRLASGHTNSLSYFKGRKTYAVCSKCEAQQASAEHILDCLGLSKEDLYASPLLVIDFLRIKGSTTYWILSDLVRQLEDKQQQHISDRSLFNVTFTVRDIIEQEFALSCGNFNNYRKEGEFYICMFCAYSTPVIELKIMHFNIYISFTGTSAAKDLKKRALHFCPFCSYSSPLAGNLKIHINVHTKERQYSCGVCLKSFNNNSNLIRHNRIHTGEKPYTCDICNKRFNQSTSLRSHKLSHHNKNVLISC, from the exons atgtttatttttctagattttttttcctccattgcACAAAAAGATGAATGTGGTTTGCACCATTGCCCCTTGTGTCCATATGCTTCACCAATATCAACGAATGTCAGAGTGCATTTGCGAATCCATACTGGGTTGAAGTCTCATACTTGTAAAATCTGTGGCAAGTCCTTTTCGCAGAAGGCCCACCTGATTACACACATGAGGCTGCATTCAGGAGAACGTCCCTTCAAGTGTGATCTTTGCACCAAAAGTTTCACTCAAAAAGTGCATTTACAGAGACATTATTTTCGGTGCAGTAGGAAC CACCACGACGTTCATCTTCAGTGGATACCATCCCACGTTGACATCTTTGGAAATGAGCAAGCGGATCGCTTGGCCAAGGAGGGCTGTAGTCATTTAACATCTTCGTCCTCAGCCCTTACCTTTTCTGAGTATCAATCCAAAATCAAAAGCCATTTATCAAAAAAGTGGAGGATCCCTCCCTCTCATCATTGGTATGCGGCCAAGGAACCGGGCTCTTCACTTGTTCATGTAGGTGATAGAGCATCTCAAACAGCTATTTCCAGACTGGCAAGCGGACACACGAACAGTCTCTCGTACTTTAAAGGAAGAAAGACTTATGCAGTTTGCTCTAAATGTGAAGCCCAGCAGGCCTCAGCAGAACATATCCTCGACTGCTTGGGCCTTTCCAAGGAGGACTTATATGCTTCTCCACTTCTTGTAATCGACTTTTTGAGGATCAAAGGGTCAACAACTTACTGGATCTTGTCTGACCTCGTCAGACAATTAGAggataaacaacaacaacatatatcAGATAGATCTCTTTTCAATGTTACATTTACAGTTAGAGATATAATTGAGCAGGAATTTGCGCTCTCATGTG GAAACTTCAATAATTATCGAAAGGAAggagaattttatatttgtatgtttTGTGCTTATTCTACACCTGTCATCG aattaaaaataatgcattttaatatatatatttctttcacaGGCACCTCTGCTGCTAAAGACTTGAAGAAAAGAGCTTTGCATTTTTGTCCATTCTGTTCGTATTCTTCACCTTTggcaggaaatttaaaaattcatataaatgtgCATACCAAAGAAAGACAGTACTCATGTGGAGTGTgtttaaaatcctttaataataatagcaatcTGATAAGGCATAACAGGATACATACTGGAGAGAAACCTTATACATGTGATATCTGCAATAAAAGATTTAACCAGTCAACTAGTTTGCGTAGTCACAAATTGAGTCACcataacaaaaatgtattgatttcCTGTTGA